A genomic region of Victivallis lenta contains the following coding sequences:
- a CDS encoding IS4 family transposase, producing EAKMTNTIQTAKELTFGTELEYTNISRERAVKAIHSVVGGTIHYTGRKNKGAIKLHTELDLSGNLPCFVMLSNGKMADIRAARENIVIVPDSIYTFDKGYYDLNWFQHIADSGAYFVTRLKDNAKIEFLGQHREANEKRGILRDEIVWFTGYQSARKYPDKLRLIEFRDESTGKEYCFITNNFKLAAASIAGIYKQRWQIEIFFKWIKQNLKIRSFLGTSENAVMTQIYVALIHYLLVAYIKFLHGFKLSFTELTNRIRETLMQNLSLLEILALDRKTIAKPPDWNFPKQLELFNEFLC from the coding sequence GAGGCCAAAATGACCAACACGATTCAGACGGCGAAGGAACTTACCTTCGGGACGGAACTCGAGTACACGAACATCAGCCGCGAACGGGCGGTGAAAGCGATCCACAGCGTGGTCGGCGGAACGATCCACTACACCGGACGTAAAAACAAGGGTGCAATCAAACTTCATACAGAGCTTGATCTATCCGGAAATCTCCCCTGTTTTGTGATGTTGAGCAACGGGAAAATGGCGGATATTCGAGCGGCACGAGAGAACATAGTCATCGTTCCGGACAGCATCTACACCTTCGATAAGGGATACTATGATTTGAATTGGTTTCAGCACATTGCGGACAGCGGAGCGTATTTCGTTACGCGCCTCAAAGACAATGCAAAAATCGAATTCCTCGGACAGCACCGGGAGGCAAATGAAAAACGCGGGATTTTGCGGGATGAAATCGTGTGGTTCACCGGATATCAATCAGCAAGAAAATATCCCGACAAGTTGAGGCTGATTGAATTTCGGGATGAATCGACTGGAAAAGAATACTGCTTCATTACCAATAATTTCAAACTGGCGGCGGCGAGCATTGCCGGAATTTACAAACAGCGCTGGCAGATCGAAATCTTCTTCAAGTGGATCAAGCAGAATCTCAAAATCAGGAGCTTCCTTGGAACCAGTGAAAACGCCGTAATGACGCAAATCTATGTCGCGCTTATCCATTATCTTTTGGTCGCATACATCAAATTCCTGCATGGATTCAAGCTCAGTTTCACAGAATTGACGAATCGAATCCGCGAGACGCTCATGCAGAATCTTTCCCTGCTTGAAATCCTTGCTCTGGACCGCAAGACCATTGCGAAGCCGCCGGACTGGAATTTTCCCAAACAACTCGAACTTTTCAACGAGTTCCTATGCTGA
- a CDS encoding A24 family peptidase, whose translation MEYLALGKIILATPWLVYLSICDFRYHQLPNPWVYGGMLFMLSASFGIGFHYALASLITAFLSSLFLLLPFFLRAAGAGDVKMLFTAGLIAGPGNTLNLILLVSISGLVLALLMLAFRKVNTARLKHYARCLFDFRYDLAAGRKKLPPPDTESCRIPFGIAIAAGLFLNLLIQIFFSAGRVA comes from the coding sequence ATGGAGTATCTGGCTCTCGGGAAAATTATACTGGCAACACCCTGGCTAGTTTATCTTTCAATCTGCGATTTCCGGTATCATCAGCTACCGAATCCGTGGGTATATGGCGGAATGTTGTTCATGCTGTCTGCGTCATTTGGAATTGGATTTCATTATGCGTTGGCATCATTAATCACTGCTTTTTTATCCTCGCTTTTCCTGCTTCTGCCTTTTTTTCTGCGGGCTGCCGGTGCGGGAGATGTCAAAATGCTGTTCACTGCGGGGTTGATTGCCGGACCGGGAAATACGCTCAATCTGATTCTGCTGGTTTCAATATCTGGGCTTGTACTGGCGTTGCTGATGCTGGCATTCCGCAAAGTGAATACGGCACGGTTGAAACATTATGCCCGTTGTTTATTTGATTTTCGGTATGACCTCGCAGCAGGCAGAAAGAAGCTGCCGCCGCCCGACACGGAATCTTGCCGGATTCCTTTCGGAATTGCAATTGCAGCAGGACTCTTTTTGAATCTCCTGATACAAATTTTTTTTTCAGCAGGGCGGGTGGCATGA
- a CDS encoding TadE/TadG family type IV pilus assembly protein, which produces MRRHFLKRSEGAVLLEFVFCFPILFVLFLFAVQFAYIMITWHMVHYAAYMGARSAMTVNNVQRKSRAEAVAKRVLAVVSASPSDSKDAKDRADDQYIKLDGWGRLPNTKYLDQQVEVDIPLLDVDPRGLKCTVKFKMLLQVPVAGRIISFFAKKDKTEEESKWQEKLEQQAYALNPALLGKYANEWTIDEKNKLKYPYITLSSSSVISIPYATKYYPLTR; this is translated from the coding sequence ATGAGACGGCATTTTTTGAAAAGGTCGGAAGGCGCGGTATTGCTGGAATTTGTTTTCTGTTTTCCCATTTTATTCGTATTGTTTCTGTTCGCAGTGCAATTCGCCTACATTATGATTACATGGCATATGGTGCATTATGCCGCTTACATGGGGGCGCGTTCTGCTATGACGGTGAACAATGTTCAGCGGAAGAGCCGGGCGGAAGCCGTGGCAAAACGTGTTCTTGCCGTTGTATCAGCCTCGCCTTCAGATAGTAAGGACGCAAAGGATCGTGCAGACGACCAATATATCAAGCTTGATGGCTGGGGACGTCTGCCGAACACAAAATATCTTGATCAGCAAGTGGAGGTGGATATTCCGTTGCTGGATGTGGATCCGCGCGGCTTGAAATGCACTGTCAAATTCAAAATGCTGCTTCAGGTGCCGGTTGCTGGACGGATTATCAGTTTTTTTGCGAAAAAGGACAAAACGGAAGAAGAAAGTAAATGGCAGGAAAAACTGGAACAGCAAGCATACGCGCTTAATCCTGCCTTGCTGGGAAAGTATGCCAATGAATGGACTATAGACGAAAAAAACAAATTGAAATATCCGTATATTACCCTGTCTTCCTCCAGTGTGATCTCCATTCCTTATGCAACCAAGTATTACCCCTTGACACGATGA
- a CDS encoding pilus assembly protein TadG-related protein: protein MDYRRKKQIEISVYYPVFLQCDLHSLCNQVLPLDTMNYTRTTVFSVFTGRCRELASDSKGAALAITLAFIMPVYLLVIGIYGIGEIVRNKIELQNAADAAAYSASVVQADYLSRIATVNKAMAWTYVDLQKRSLDLAMAVFSEYVFTQFQKDLNNARQRNTPCCMHVPGVHYNCGTDILVLDPVLWLSGTGVSIPELAREFNGQGFLARFLLTQIIFTSIAEVQGKGTVANTPKVIKYSIAITKMMSKMNKLREEYPKKVKEVAWQVAVANMMECKDDYMMNITVGDSMPAFLPMMGTEENEKTFISFADPTLKDFSPKKVFGPGTDDWIVRKSIPGFWRVYRQTKTHLYAKWDWFWTRWVHINLLFVQLHMPPFFPGGSYDHKHPEYHGYDSFFPYIKKDLPIGLAVPPAIPLTLLPTFFGKSGSITVAIARKTSNPFSVYSWGGGRSLTASSILSAFNPSVAGGYRPEYMCAIASARAGYKLYEKDKEKKYKSADYNLGYTSVSGKEAWNLVETDWDGVMLPVKHAWDLCAGAGHAQTFTISTGGNILKSIMTDKKNWIDKDGKKIEENKLPDWEKLKPPAGLVKDGKEDKDNKLQWDKLRDYLGH, encoded by the coding sequence ATGGACTATAGACGAAAAAAACAAATTGAAATATCCGTATATTACCCTGTCTTCCTCCAGTGTGATCTCCATTCCTTATGCAACCAAGTATTACCCCTTGACACGATGAATTATACTCGGACAACAGTTTTTTCCGTTTTTACCGGACGCTGCCGGGAGCTGGCATCCGATAGTAAAGGCGCGGCATTGGCAATCACTCTTGCATTTATTATGCCGGTTTATCTGTTGGTTATCGGAATTTACGGAATCGGAGAGATTGTACGAAACAAAATCGAACTTCAGAATGCAGCAGATGCCGCGGCATATTCCGCGTCCGTTGTGCAGGCGGATTATCTCAGCCGAATTGCAACGGTCAACAAGGCGATGGCCTGGACGTATGTCGATTTGCAGAAGCGCTCTCTCGACCTCGCCATGGCAGTTTTCAGCGAGTATGTCTTTACCCAGTTTCAGAAAGATCTCAACAATGCGAGACAACGGAACACTCCGTGTTGCATGCACGTTCCCGGCGTGCATTACAATTGCGGCACGGATATTCTGGTACTGGATCCGGTTCTGTGGCTCTCCGGAACCGGTGTCTCCATCCCTGAGCTTGCCCGCGAATTCAACGGACAGGGGTTCCTCGCCCGTTTTCTTCTGACACAGATCATTTTTACATCCATAGCTGAAGTTCAGGGTAAGGGGACTGTTGCCAATACTCCGAAAGTCATCAAATACAGCATCGCCATTACGAAGATGATGTCTAAGATGAACAAGCTTCGGGAAGAATATCCGAAAAAAGTCAAGGAAGTCGCATGGCAGGTCGCAGTTGCCAATATGATGGAATGCAAAGATGATTACATGATGAACATCACAGTTGGCGACTCCATGCCCGCATTTCTTCCCATGATGGGGACAGAGGAAAATGAAAAAACATTTATCTCATTCGCCGACCCGACTCTGAAAGATTTTTCCCCGAAAAAAGTATTCGGTCCCGGCACGGATGACTGGATTGTCCGGAAAAGCATTCCCGGTTTCTGGCGAGTTTACCGCCAGACCAAAACTCATCTTTATGCAAAGTGGGACTGGTTCTGGACCCGCTGGGTACATATCAATCTTCTGTTTGTCCAGCTTCACATGCCCCCTTTTTTCCCTGGTGGAAGTTACGATCATAAACATCCGGAATACCATGGATACGACAGTTTTTTCCCTTACATCAAAAAAGATCTGCCGATAGGCCTAGCTGTTCCTCCGGCAATTCCGCTGACGCTTCTCCCGACATTTTTTGGAAAATCTGGCTCCATTACCGTGGCCATTGCCCGTAAAACAAGCAATCCGTTTTCCGTGTACAGCTGGGGCGGTGGACGTTCCTTGACTGCATCATCAATCCTTTCCGCATTCAATCCCAGCGTTGCCGGTGGATATCGTCCGGAGTATATGTGTGCCATTGCCTCCGCACGTGCCGGCTACAAACTGTATGAAAAGGACAAGGAGAAAAAATATAAGAGTGCCGACTACAACCTCGGTTACACATCAGTGAGCGGCAAGGAAGCATGGAATCTGGTTGAAACAGACTGGGACGGGGTCATGTTGCCTGTCAAACATGCATGGGATCTTTGCGCCGGTGCAGGTCACGCGCAGACGTTCACAATCAGTACAGGTGGAAACATTCTGAAATCCATTATGACCGATAAGAAAAACTGGATCGACAAGGATGGCAAAAAAATCGAGGAAAACAAATTGCCAGATTGGGAAAAACTCAAACCGCCCGCCGGTTTGGTCAAAGATGGCAAGGAAGACAAAGACAACAAACTGCAATGGGATAAACTGCGAGATTATCTGGGACACTGA